A genomic window from Brassica oleracea var. oleracea cultivar TO1000 chromosome C8, BOL, whole genome shotgun sequence includes:
- the LOC106307425 gene encoding zinc finger CCCH domain-containing protein 22 produces MASEEDKALEDLLDYQLKDQRESLSAIEEALASDPSNPELLSVHEELVGAIKDAEEGLFQLKRARLLQEADIVLHGLNNAAAVKPANELEPEREDLDDGSKCRFRHTDGRWYNGRIIGFEGSDSAKISFLTPTSESMMMCKFFMQGRCRFGSSCRSSHGVDVPISSLKNYEQTEWKQSMVGSKIWAVSGSKYEIWRVGELESWDDKLQLGGVVFRDDGSSAKLGSDAMVLSEYADDDGEEEEEEEEEEGSDSGSEEESVSSDYDEEFTQGIGILGTTDQRRGGVQNETAIFAKWENHTRGIASKLMANMGYREGMGLGVSGQGRLDPIVAKVLPPKRSLDHALEHIKNGEAKSEKPKKKRSRGGKRKREKKFAEAARAAKQEEESDLFSFINNQERVNGSGETAKKRQHVGPVDRKALVAYEDEVKDLKIQVKKLEEMVKRNKRDQIFSDAATRRLKEVQKALASTLAAQASASNAVESKEKEKKWLKF; encoded by the exons ATGGCGAGCGAAGAAGACAAAGCCCTTGAAGATCTTCTTGATTATCAGCTGAAAGACCAAAGAGAATCACTTTCAGCCATTGAAGAAGCCCTCGCCTCTGACCCATCCAATCCCGAACTCCTCTCG GTACATGAAGAGCTTGTTGGAGCAATCAAGGATGCAGAGGAAGGGCTTTTCCAGTTAAAACGTGCTCGATTATTACAGGAAGCTGACATTGTTCTCCACGGTCTGAATAACGCTGCTGCAGTCAAACCTGCAAATGAGCTGGAGCCAGAGAGAGAGGATTTGGATGATGGATCAAAATGCAGATTCAGGCACACTGATGGACGTTGGTATAATGGTCGCATTATCGGGTTTGAAGGCTCTGATTCCGCAAAGATCTCTTTCCTTACACCCACTTCTGAGAGTATGATG ATGTGCAAGTTTTTCATGCAAGGGAGGTGTCGGTTTGGCAGTTCCTGTCGTTCGTCGCATG GAGTGGATGTGCCGATATCTTCTCTGAAGAACTATGAACAGACTGAGTGGAAGCAGTCCATGGTAGGCTCCAAGATTTGGGCAGTTTCTGGAAGCAAATACGAGATATGGAGGGTGGGCGAACTTGAATCATGGGATGATAAGCTACAGCTAGGCGGAGTTGTTTTCAGAGATGATGGAAGCTCAGCTAAGCTAGGTTCTGATGCTATGGTATTATCAGAGTACGCTGATGATGATGGAGAAGAAGAAGAAGAAGAAGAAGAAGAAGAGGGGAGTGATTCAGGCTCTGAAGAAGAATCTGTTTCGAGTGATTACGATGAAGAGTTTACTCAAGGCATAGGCATTCTAGGAACCACAGATCAAAGGAGAGGAGGCGTCCAGAATGAGACAGCTATATTCGCCAAGTGGGAGAATCACACCAGAGGGATAGCTTCTAAGTTGATGGCAAATATGGGTTACCGTGAAGGGATGGGACTCGGCGTCTCCGGTCAAGGGAGGTTAGACCCAATTGTTGCAAAAGTGCTACCTCCAAAGAGGTCGTTGGATCACGCTCTCGAGCATATCAAGAACGGAGAAGCTAAAAGCGAGAAACCAAAGAAGAAGAGGAGCAGAGGTGGGAAGAGGAAGCGTGAGAAGAAGTTTGCAGAAGCAGCTAGAGCAGCGAAACAGGAAGAGGAATCAGATTTGTTTAGCTTCATCAACAACCAAGAGAGAGTAAACGGCAGCGGAGAGACTGCGAAAAAGAGGCAGCACGTCGGTCCAGTAGACAGGAAAGCACTGGTTGCATACGAAGACGAAGTCAAGGACTTGAAGATTCAAGTAAAGAAGCTAGAAGAGATGGTGAAGAGAAACAAAAGAGATCAGATTTTTTCAGATGCTGCGACGAGAAGATTGAAAGAAGTCCAGAAGGCACTGGCTTCTACGTTAGCAGCTCAAGCTTCTGCCTCCAATGCTGTAGAAAGCAAAGAGAAAGAAAAGAAATGGCTCAAGTTCTAG